In a single window of the Azospirillum sp. B510 genome:
- a CDS encoding MbtH family protein has translation MDGDAELSEYKVVVNDEGQYSIWPDKRKSPAGWHEEGTVGRKDVCLKRIEEVWTDMRPLSLRKQMEGAVR, from the coding sequence ATGGATGGCGACGCTGAATTAAGTGAGTATAAAGTTGTTGTCAACGATGAAGGCCAGTATTCTATCTGGCCGGACAAGAGAAAATCTCCTGCCGGATGGCATGAAGAAGGAACGGTGGGCCGGAAAGACGTCTGCCTGAAACGCATCGAGGAGGTTTGGACGGACATGAGGCCCCTCAGTCTGCGCAAACAGATGGAAGGCGCAGTACGATAA